From Blastocatellia bacterium, the proteins below share one genomic window:
- a CDS encoding YceI family protein, whose product MRYKRIIGVLVFVASLTSSARGADTYVIDVSHSWIGFSVRHMMVTNVRGRFTDFSGTILYDEQDITKSSVSVTIKTASINTENADRDRHLRSADFFDAEKYPEITFVSKRIEKRGADYVCIGTLTIRGVSREVAIPFTITGKVKDQRGNTRIGVEASLTINRQDFGVTWNRALDAGGVVVGNDVKIELNIEAINRPATQRASSPR is encoded by the coding sequence ATGAGGTACAAACGGATAATCGGTGTTCTCGTTTTCGTCGCGAGCCTGACATCTTCTGCTCGGGGCGCGGACACCTACGTCATTGATGTGTCCCACAGCTGGATCGGCTTCAGCGTCCGCCACATGATGGTCACCAATGTGCGCGGGCGGTTTACCGACTTCTCCGGGACCATCCTTTACGATGAGCAAGACATCACGAAGTCCTCGGTTTCGGTGACGATCAAGACGGCCAGTATCAACACGGAGAATGCCGATCGTGACCGCCATTTGCGGAGCGCTGATTTCTTCGATGCCGAGAAGTATCCGGAGATCACCTTCGTCAGCAAGCGCATCGAGAAGCGGGGCGCCGATTACGTGTGCATCGGGACGCTCACCATTCGGGGCGTTTCCCGAGAAGTGGCGATTCCATTTACCATCACCGGCAAGGTGAAGGATCAACGGGGCAACACCCGGATCGGCGTCGAGGCCAGCCTCACAATTAATCGCCAGGATTTCGGCGTCACATGGAATCGCGCGCTCGATGCGGGTGGTGTGGTCGTCGGCAACGATGTGAAGATCGAGTTGAACATTGAGGCCATCAACCGGCCGGCCACTCAGCGGGCGTCCTCGCCGCGATAG